From Venturia canescens isolate UGA chromosome 3, ASM1945775v1, whole genome shotgun sequence:
AAGGTCagaataacaaataaaataaaaaattcgacattCGAGCTATTTATCGATCTCGGAATTTTGtacaaacgaataaaaaaatagcaaacatttattaaaatttcaaaatagctTTTATGCTATTGTTGTtatctactttatttattaacaaaatgAAGCAAACTTTATCGTGTATGATTCTTATAACGAGTAGCCGGTGATTTCAATGCCtgagaacgtgaaaaatatttttccaatgttttgaTAAAGGTTCAAAAATGTTCTATTCCGTGGattgtattttttatgattttgttaGTAAccgattattttaaaaaattctcaaaacaaTAACAACGTtaaaaatgtgataaaaaattcgaacgGCTGCCATTGTTGCATTCTAACGAGAATAATGTGTATCGTgtattttgaaataataataacaatatttttttgtattcaccATATTGAACGCAGAACACAACAAATAAAGAAAGTGCGACACTCTTAGTCCAAACCGTTATAAACGTTACACACGTCATTGCCCACTGAACCATATTTATGTACTAAAAAATCTCTCAATGACAGATCATCATCGATACTTTCGGAAGAAAACAACGCCCGTAAGAATGCACCGGGAATTTCGGCCTTTTTGTAAAATcggttaagaaaaaaaaggaattccTTTCCTCGCTTACGCAGGAACTGAACTCACTCTTGACCAGTTTTCGagcaatgttgtttttttttcacggctCGCAGTGAAGTTCTTAGAAAGCTAGgaccctgattttttttcttaacgcGTATAGTAAGTGGAAGTATATACAGAATGTTCGTCAGTCCCCACCGTTCGTTTTCGAACGTCCACCTCCACATTTTTATGCCAGGAGAAAGTACACGACTCTGTCAGGTCACCTTTTGTCTCCATCGAttcaaatcgaaatttttattcagtcattttttttcaatacattaaaaattaattaattattatgtaaattaaaaattctctgtgcaatttcgatatttttagtGTGAAATTGCAAACCGATcatcaacattaaaattttgagttttaagCAGAGTTTTTAAAAGatttaacttttttattttataatcgctGCTATtctttttgtacaatttttacattttacaCTCCAACTGTTTTCGTTTACTCCGACTgcagttgaacattttttacccATTTTTTCGGCACCAAAAAATGCCGATTTTGTTGATCTTAAATTCTTTTCATGCATTCGTACATGCATTGTGTTATCAGCATTATTCATCACAAAGAAATccaaatcgatgaaaattagATTTTTCGCGATTTCCGTAAAATATTACTGGTGTTTAAAATTCTTATTAGGGCAAACCTTTAAATTTAAACTATATTCTATAATTCAGAAAATTAGTGATagcaaatttattcaaattcattcgcctctgatttttgaaaatccgcAGTATCCGaagaaatgtgaaaatttggaaaggtGGCACCgcataaaatgtattatttgttaaacattaaataaaagtaATAGTCGGTGAACAACAGTCCGTTGTGACCATTGTAACGGAAGTTAAGAacatatatggaaaaaaatgaagaaaaatgagtcAATTTGAGGGCGCTGACAAGTGTACGGAtgaggtgaaaaaattttacatataatatatatatgagaCGGGATAACTTTTGTCGGTAATGTAGGTTAGGATTCGGGTCCCTACATCATCCTCGAACCCACAGGGGCGCTGACCGCAGCGCTCTTGTCGCTTGAGTAAGGGGAGTGTCGTGTTGGAACCATGATAATAACAATCAGAAAAGTACAGTGTACAGTGCGGCGGTGGAAGAATTTTGGAGTAATTGCCCAATATGGcttcgaaagaaaataatctTCCAACTCTTTACGCTGAATTAAGTAAATTAGGAAGAAATGGAGAATACGAAAGAGCTTTAAAAACTGCCAACCGAAGTGAGCTTCGTTTCTTTTCTTAATGATATACTCGTCTGATTGAGCTGTGAATTGTTGATTAGTGTTTTTGTGATAACCAAAAATCTCTTTGGAGCTCGAAAATTTAGATATTTACCTGTTAAACAatcaaaataaacaaatgaaataaattgaatgttttgtttttaatattgTCTATAGTTTTGGGAATTTCCCAAGATGAGGAAGCTGCCATTCATTGCAAAGTCATTTGCTTTTTGCAACTGTCAAAGTTCAACGAAGCCCTTCAatttatcattaaaaattccaagCAATCGAGgtatgtgagaaaaaacaattaaattcTATATTGAAACGAAAGAATCGAACAGTCCTTGAGATTCATTTTGTTAATAAatcaacttttcaaatttatcttcttCATTAACCAATCGTTGTTTTGTCCAGCAGTTTTGAATTCGAAAGGGCTTATTGCCTTTACCGTCTTAATCAAGTTCCCGAAGCCTTAAAAATCGTTGACAACATACAAAATCCTTCGCTCAAGATCAAGGAATTGAAAGCCCAGATTTTATATCGTCTTGAAAGATATGAAGAATGTTTCGCTGTCTATCGTGacatcattaaaaattctaaCGACGACTACGAGGATGAGAGGGAAACTAATCTCGCAGCAGTTCTCGTCAACCTGCAGATCAATGGCTCGGTAAATCAACGTTAAGATATTATCTCAATGtatattccataaaaaaattcagaaataaTGTCAGTGGTCTAGGAAAAAAGTgtacaaaacaaaaagaaaattctaaaaaaaatgtacacatTTCACACTTACAGGAAATAGAAGTTCCATCATTGCGTGAGCACACTTACGAATTGACATACAATGCAGCATGTAAAATGGTGGCTCAAGGAAGCAACGGTGATCGAGCAATTCTCGTGGAGGCTGAAAAGAAATTACGAGCAGCAGAAAAAATGTGTAGAGAGAGTTTGGAAGAGGATGGAATTCCGGAAGACGAGATCGAAGATGAGCTCGGAATAATTCGCGTGCAATTGGGTTATTGTTTGCagctccagggtcgtgagaaAGAAGCGCAGATTCTTTACACTAATGCGCTCAAAGCAAAACCAGACGATATTGCTCTCGTTGCTGTCGCGAGCAATAATCTCGTAACTTTGAACAAAGATCAAAATGTTTTCGACAGtaaaaagagaatgaaaagcGCCACTCACGAAGGCCTCGAACACAAGCTCACGTCGAGGCAAAGAAGAAGCATCGCTTACAATCAATGTCTTCTTGCGATGTACACGAATCaagtaattttttctcttttatttatcCCCTTTACTCTTGTATACTACCATTGAAGCTAATTAATCCGAGGCAAATCTGTAATATCCGTTTGTTCGACCACCCTTTTGTTGGAAAGTAAATTGGCAAAatttaacccttagtgtgcacactttcacagcgagacatttcgtgcacatggggtcactttgaccccaggtcatttttaacatcgaatatctcggtaactatgcgcttttcggaataaaaggtttagtcactttttgcagtgaattgatccaactttgaggctgcaaagtcggatttccaaaaaaatcttttttcatcgttgaaaaacgtgctcaaagttgatagtgcgcgtaaaaagcactttttcggttaaatctctcgtaaaaaattaaattttgacttttgaaaaaaatccttacagaGTTTTACAGACAAGGGTCGATGCATTAAGGTaaaaatagtccactttgcaaccgttccaaaaagcgtatttattttggagtatgaagtggctatgctccctacttttacagaggggataacgatttcttaatattgggggttttacttatgagatgctcatctgtaaatgctattcatgtgagaaaaaaattgtggggtcaacctgaccccagatacacactaagggttaataCTCAATCCAGCCTGCAAGAGACTTTGTCTAAATAATAGTAAGAGAGTTAAATTTCTTAAAGAAACTGTTGCAAGAAAAAACGGAAGAATATCGATGATGTTGCATTTCCTTAAACAACGTCCACCCTCAGATTTGAGATGAGtcgaaaaatggtgttttCGTAGTGATGTTTGAAAGCTAAGTGCGGATAGTtttcatttatgaaaaattgtttttcagaGCGAGCATTGTCATCAGctttgtaaaaaattggtgaaagaACATCCTGAGCTGGCAGCAGATGTAACATTCGTGCAAGCAGTGCAGTTGAGCAAAGAAGGCAAAGCGAGTGAAGCTGCAGATTTGTTGTCGGGGTACGCGACCGGTGAAAACGAGCTTCGAATAAAATTGGCTTCGATTCAGTTGCTTCTGAGTcaaaacgagaggaaaaaagcaaTTGCGATCTTGGAAAATCTAAACGAGAAAGATAAGTCGCTTCCGGGGATCGTGAGTGCTCTGGTGACTTTGCATATGGCGGAGAACGATCGCGACAAAGCTTCGTCCGTGCTGAAAGACGCGGTTAACTATTataagaaaaataaggaaaatacTGGAAATCTAGGAACTTTGTGGCGACAAGCTGCAGATTTTCATCTCCGTGGGGGCGAAGTTACTGTCGCCGCTGCAAGCCTTGAAGCTCTCCTCGAAGCCTCACCCTCCGACAAGAAAACACTCGCTCAACTCGTCATTGCTTATGCTCAATTCTCACCCGCCAAGGCTCAAGCGCTTTCCAAACAATTGCCACCTCTTCATGATCTTGCCGAGACCACCGACGTCGATAGTCTCGAGAGCAGCAACTGGGTCATTGGCACTAAAGTTGTCAAACGCAAGATCGAACCTTCTCCTgggtaaattcaaatttttcacatacATTTTTGCACTTGGAAATCTTACATCATCAGCAGACTGATATTTGTAAACCAGATTGTTTAGTTGATAAAGAATCATTGCTTTGGAGTAGATGAAACATTCCTCAGAATCCAGAGTTCATTTTCGCTACGTAAAATTCTTCTCTTGTAATCCTCTCAGCAAGTGGATTAAATAATCCGAAACTATTCACCAAAATAGTGCTTCGTTCCAAGTTTTGCGACCATTAGACCTCAAAATTTGCAATTATTCCTTGAAGCAGTTCGATACTTACATTTTTAATCCTATAATTACCGTTTTTTAGGAAACCTGGAACGGATTCAACCCAAAAAAAACGTAAGAAGCGTAAGCGCAAGGGCAAACTGCCCAAAAACTACGACCCAAGTATTGGACCGGATCCTGAGAGGTGGTTGCCGCGGCACGAGAGAAGTGGTTTCCGGAAAAAGAGGGACAGGAGAAACAGGGATGCAGCGATGAAGGGCACGCAGGGAGCGGCTGCAGGAGCGAGTGACTTGTAGTGAGTTTCGAGAGCCTGCACGAGCCAAATTGCACAAATTGTCATAAAATTCATACGAcgcaccattttttttacagtgacATAACGAAAATGCCAGTAAATGCGAAGCCGTCGCCGAACCCGCGACACAGCCCGGCCGTCGAACCAGCGGGACCTCGACAGCAGCAGCGCAAAGTTcagcaaaagaagaaaaagaagggtGGAAAATGGTAAACAAAGAGCATGAAAAATCAGGAGGAAAACTTTGCGCAATTCTTAACGTTTcgtaataaagaaaaactacgAGAAACTGTTTTTCTTGATCAATTCGGAGGTACCTTTTCCCTGGAACCAGGCGATTTGCGATAGAAAATACGAAGGAAATGCAATTCATAAAATATGTTTATTGTAACATCCTTTACGTGTCGTTCTCAACGATTAACACATTGCAACGTAACACAACATACAGGTAACACGgttgtttgttatttttttcacataatgACTAGGTACATTGGcaatacatattttttcgtttttattattcattggtAACAATTGTATACAAAAATACAATCTGTGTATTCCGGATTATATAATCTATCAACTTTCTCTCTGTCGTTGggaactgaatttttttatatttattctctCGATTATTTTCGCGCTTAAGCACGTTTGTGCGTCATATAGTAAAAAATCTTGACATAAAAGAAATTCGGCATTGAAAATTGCACTCTGATTTCACGATTTCATCGAAACATCTTTTCGAATGTGTAAATGCCTTGTTGAAATGCCCTCTTGATTATAACAACGGCCTTTTACACGTTAAACGTCTTTTATTGTGGCTACGGGATGGGAGGGAGCGGAAAAGTGTTCTTACAACTTTGAATTATTGTCTCGTATCGAATATCAAGTTCGCTTGGTACTTTTTGGTTTCCTGTGTAAAACAGTAAACGGAGGCAGTTAATGTATTGAGGAATTTCGCTAATTCGTAAACGTGACAAAAGTCTTGACGGTTTGAGAaggaaacattgaaaaaaaaaaaaaaaaatgaaaaatacaactGCTCGCGACTTGTAACATCGAATTTTCGATTCGTTTATTCTTCAAATCTTCCTGCGGTAGCGTGATAGATTCTCGATttacgaaaacgaaaaatatttgaatacgAATGAAAGACTTGTTCTATTATAACATCTCATGAAACTGCACAACCCTGTTGATATAAAGGTAACAACAAAAGTCCGATCGATTTGAATCAATAATCGATAAACTGCAacgataattgaaaaaaatggtcgtaaataaaaatatatatttacgtctattatttgaatgaaagttGGCCTATTAAAATATTCTTGAAACTGCACGACCCTGTTGTTGAAATGtcaaacgaaatgattttaataaCTAGCCGTGATAATGTTCATCGATATTTTAGGTGATATGCACttttatgaaaacaaaaaactattTATCCTCCCTGCTTGTCGACTCTCGAGGCACATACAGCTTtttgtgtttatttatttttcctttcaatctctagtcttt
This genomic window contains:
- the Srp72 gene encoding signal recognition particle subunit SRP72 isoform X2, producing the protein MASKENNLPTLYAELSKLGRNGEYERALKTANRILGISQDEEAAIHCKVICFLQLSKFNEALQFIIKNSKQSSFEFERAYCLYRLNQVPEALKIVDNIQNPSLKIKELKAQILYRLERYEECFAVYRDIIKNSNDDYEDERETNLAAVLVNLQINGSEIEVPSLREHTYELTYNAACKMVAQGSNGDRAILVEAEKKLRAAEKMCRESLEEDGIPEDEIEDELGIIRVQLGYCLQLQGREKEAQILYTNALKAKPDDIALVAVASNNLVTLNKDQNVFDSKKRMKSATHEGLEHKLTSRQRRSIAYNQCLLAMYTNQSEHCHQLCKKLVKEHPELAADVTFVQAVQLSKEGKASEAADLLSGYATGENELRIKLASIQLLLSQNERKKAIAILENLNEKDKSLPGIVSALVTLHMAENDRDKASSVLKDAVNYYKKNKENTGNLGTLWRQAADFHLRGGEVTVAAASLEALLEASPSDKKTLAQLVIAYAQFSPAKAQALSKQLPPLHDLAETTDVDSLESSNWVIGTKVVKRKIEPSPGKPGTDSTQKKRKKRKRKGKLPKNYDPSIGPDPERWLPRHERSGFRKKRDRRNRDAAMKGTQGAAAGASDLYDITKMPVNAKPSPNPRHSPAVEPAGPRQQQRKVQQKKKKKGGKW
- the Srp72 gene encoding signal recognition particle subunit SRP72 isoform X1, with amino-acid sequence MASKENNLPTLYAELSKLGRNGEYERALKTANRILGISQDEEAAIHCKVICFLQLSKFNEALQFIIKNSKQSSSFEFERAYCLYRLNQVPEALKIVDNIQNPSLKIKELKAQILYRLERYEECFAVYRDIIKNSNDDYEDERETNLAAVLVNLQINGSEIEVPSLREHTYELTYNAACKMVAQGSNGDRAILVEAEKKLRAAEKMCRESLEEDGIPEDEIEDELGIIRVQLGYCLQLQGREKEAQILYTNALKAKPDDIALVAVASNNLVTLNKDQNVFDSKKRMKSATHEGLEHKLTSRQRRSIAYNQCLLAMYTNQSEHCHQLCKKLVKEHPELAADVTFVQAVQLSKEGKASEAADLLSGYATGENELRIKLASIQLLLSQNERKKAIAILENLNEKDKSLPGIVSALVTLHMAENDRDKASSVLKDAVNYYKKNKENTGNLGTLWRQAADFHLRGGEVTVAAASLEALLEASPSDKKTLAQLVIAYAQFSPAKAQALSKQLPPLHDLAETTDVDSLESSNWVIGTKVVKRKIEPSPGKPGTDSTQKKRKKRKRKGKLPKNYDPSIGPDPERWLPRHERSGFRKKRDRRNRDAAMKGTQGAAAGASDLYDITKMPVNAKPSPNPRHSPAVEPAGPRQQQRKVQQKKKKKGGKW